Proteins co-encoded in one Flavivirga eckloniae genomic window:
- a CDS encoding CPBP family intramembrane glutamic endopeptidase, protein MKPTLKKIIHFPLIKIVLGIAICLGVLIGVQNLVTKPIVYYLIDNKPTGDTIINYFSVITLLLSYFYFFKLYEKRDIKELSKTNLKTELLGGFLFGFLVLSLVILTLYLLGHYTVVSISDFSYLLAPFSFLVIAALIEEVFFRLIIYRIIEKWLGTYLALIIISIIFTVPHLLNDNVTLLSVLLLLTFGFAHSIMYTYTKRLWLPFAFHLGWNFAQPFYGSNLSGTEEGHIINSNFDGPILLIGSEFGIEDSILSIILLLIVCIIFLRLSIRQKKIVKISNNAA, encoded by the coding sequence ATGAAACCCACCCTAAAAAAAATAATTCATTTTCCTTTAATAAAAATAGTTTTAGGAATTGCAATTTGCCTTGGAGTTCTAATTGGAGTTCAAAATCTGGTTACAAAACCAATCGTTTACTACCTTATCGATAATAAGCCAACTGGAGATACAATAATAAATTATTTCTCTGTTATTACCTTATTACTGAGCTATTTTTATTTTTTTAAACTATATGAAAAAAGAGACATTAAAGAACTATCTAAAACGAATTTAAAAACAGAGTTATTAGGTGGTTTTCTATTTGGTTTTTTGGTTTTATCCTTGGTTATATTAACTCTTTATTTACTAGGTCACTATACAGTTGTTAGTATTTCTGACTTTTCTTATCTATTAGCCCCGTTTTCATTTCTGGTAATTGCAGCTTTAATAGAAGAGGTTTTTTTCAGGCTAATTATATATAGAATTATTGAAAAATGGTTAGGAACTTATTTGGCTTTGATAATTATATCTATAATTTTTACAGTGCCACATTTATTGAATGATAATGTTACATTATTATCCGTTCTACTATTATTAACCTTTGGATTTGCACATAGTATTATGTATACCTATACGAAAAGGTTATGGTTACCTTTTGCATTCCATTTGGGGTGGAACTTTGCACAGCCTTTTTATGGTTCTAATCTATCTGGAACAGAAGAGGGACATATAATCAATTCAAACTTTGATGGCCCTATTTTATTAATAGGAAGTGAATTCGGAATAGAAGATTCTATTTTGTCTATAATTTTATTACTTATAGTATGTATTATCTTTTTGAGATTATCAATTAGACAGAAGAAAATAGTAAAAATAAGCAATAATGCCGCATAA